DNA sequence from the Sinomonas terrae genome:
TCGGCGAGGCCTCACTCGTGCCGCCGAACTGGCCCCAGGTCGAATTCGCGCTCGAGGTCGGGTAGTAGACCGCGAGGCCGCCGTAGTTGGGGTCTGAAACCGCGGCGACGTCGTTCATCGCACGCCCGCCGCAGCCCGTGTTGTCAGCCGAGGCCGCCTGCAGCGTGGTGTTGAGGCTCGAGCAGCCGGAGCCCGTGCCGCTCCACACCGACTCGCTCCAGCCCCGCGGGTTGGACGCAGCGACGAGCGAGGTGCCGCCCACAGCGGTCACGTAGCTCGACGAGGCGGGGTAGGAAGCGCCCTGATAACCGTTGTCGCCCGCGCTCGCAGTCACCGCGATCCCCGGGAAGTTGTAGTACTTCCCGTAGGTCGAATCAGCTGCATCGGATCCGCCGTAGCTGTTCGAGATGGCGACGACGCCCGGCAGCTTTGCGGCCGTCTGGACGGCCGTGCCGAGATCGCTGAACGAGGCGGTGTTGGCCTGCAGCACTACGATCTTGCAGTCCGGACACGCCGCGGAGACGGCGTCGACGTCGAGTGACTGCTCTTGGGCCCAGCCGAGGTTGAACCGGGGAAGCCTCGTGCCACCGGTCTCATTGACGACGCGGAGGCAGCCGTCGGACGTGGTGCAAGCGGGGAGGCCGAACTGCGAGCGGTACGTCGCGAGGTCGCGCGCGAGGTTCGGGTAGCCGTACGCGTCGACGATTGCGACCGTTCGTCCACCAGAGGCCGTCCCCGCCAGGTGGTATGCGCTCTGGAGCTGGGAGGGCCTGAGGCCGGTCGACGGCGGAGCGCTCGCATTCGAGATGACGTGCCCCGAGGGATCCACTGCCTGCCGGGCGGTGCAGGCCGCATCGCCCGCCCGCGGCGTCGCACACACCTGGATGGAGCGATCACCGCGGGCAGGCGCGCCGGGCGCCGCCCATGCTGGTGCCGAGCTCACGGCGAGACCCGCAACCAACAGCAGGGCCGACCCTGCGGCTGACAAGATTCTTCTCTTCACCGACGTCCCCTTTGTCCAGTGACCGCTGAATCTATGACAGCAGAGGTCAACACGGTCTGCTGGACTGTCGCAGACCGGAATGCGGATCACAAGACGCGGAGGACTATTCCCAGCCGATTCCCAGCTTCTATTCCTGCGCGGCTCGGGCGAGGGATCGGCGCACGAACCAAGCAAGGGCCGCGATCACGAGGACCACGACCACGCCGACGGGGATCGTCCAGACGGGGAAGCCGCCCGAAGAATCCGAGGCCGCCGCCGACGACGGCGTTGCAGCCGACGACGGCGTTGCAGGCGCCGTCGCATTGTTGCCGTTCGTCGCTTCCGTGCTCGAGGTTCCGCCGCCTGCTGCCTTCGCCGTGAACGTGAAGGTCCCCTCGATCGGATGGGAATCCGAGGAGACCACCCGCCACACGACCGTGTACTTCCCTGCGGGCGCTCCTGGCTTGATCGCCTGGGTGACGTTGTTGTCGACGACTGTCGCCGCGCCGTCGGCCTGATTCGTCCCGCTCGCGTCCTTGACCTGGATCTCGGTGCCGATCGCGATGGGCGTGTGGTCGTAGGTCAGGACCACGGAATGGGGCACGGCTGTGACCGTCGAGCCGTCGGCCGGGTTCGTTGTCTCGAGCACGTCGTGCGCCTGAGCGGCTGCGGCGGGCAGGGCGAGGCCGGCGGCCATCCCCAGGACGGCGACGGCCCGCAGGAGGACGCGGATGGGGCTTCTCATTTGGCTTCCTTCCGTCGGCCGCTGAGGACGAGGCCGAGTGCGGCTGCTCCGAGGATCACGCCGATCGCGCCGAGGATGAGTCCCCAGGTGCCAGCCGCATCGCTCGTCTGGGAAGCCGGGGTCGCAGTGCCTGCGCCCTGGGCCACGGGAGTCGCGCTCGGTGCCGGGCTCGCGTCGTCGGCCGGCGTCGTCGTGAACGAGGGGGCGGGGTGATCCGGCTCGGGCTGGCCGGCCTGCTGGATCTGGTTCCAGTTGACCACGCGGCCGTCCGTGTAGGTCTGGATGGCGGGCAGGACGATCTTGGTCCCCGCCGCGGGAAGGATGCCGACGGAGAGCGAGAAGGACTGGTACTCGTTCGGGCCGATCTCGTGCGACGCATCGTTCGCCGTCCACACGACCGAGGTCGGGGCCTTCGTGACCGTCGAACCGTCGATCGTCACCGGCTTCGGCAGCGTCGTCGTCGTGACCTGCGCCGTCCAGCCCTCGATGGGCTTGACCGAGACCGAGGTGAAGGGCGTGTCGGTCGGCAGCTTGACCTCGAGCTTGTTGGTCTTCGCTGTAGCGGACTCGTTCGGCATGTTGAACGTGAGGTGGGTGAAGCCGTTGGCGGCCGGATCGTCGGGGTCCACGCTGACGTGGGCGGAGGCGGCAGCAGCGCCGGTCGCGATGAGCGCTGCGGTGGCGACGGCGGTGCCGAACGCCTTCAGTCCGCGGCGAATGGTCTTGTTCATGATGATGGTTGGCCTTCAGTCTCACCGGGCACGGGTGCGCCCGGGCGAACGGATGGGGAACCCGCCACGAGCGGCGGGCGGTTGGGCCCGTCTCAGGAGACGGTGAAGGCCGACGGCGGTCCGCGCCGTGCGGGCAGGCGCAGACTGCGCCACGCCCGGGGGAGTGCCGCCTCGGTGAAGGCCGGGACGGAGGGCCTGGCGAGCGGGGTGATCGCGACGAGAAGCCGAACGAGCGGACGGAACCAGCCCAGGAGGGCCCACACCGCCGACTCGCCGCGGGCAAGGAGCAGTGCAGTCAGGACCGTCGCGATCGCATGCGCGAGCAGCATCGCGGTGCTGTCGCTGTGGGTGTGCCCGCCCGCGGCCGATTCCCCGAGCACACCGAGCACGTGGACGTGTCCCGCGTTCGGCCCGAGGGCGGCCGTGGTCGAGGCCGAGACGGAGAGG
Encoded proteins:
- a CDS encoding S53 family peptidase, producing the protein MKRRILSAAGSALLLVAGLAVSSAPAWAAPGAPARGDRSIQVCATPRAGDAACTARQAVDPSGHVISNASAPPSTGLRPSQLQSAYHLAGTASGGRTVAIVDAYGYPNLARDLATYRSQFGLPACTTSDGCLRVVNETGGTRLPRFNLGWAQEQSLDVDAVSAACPDCKIVVLQANTASFSDLGTAVQTAAKLPGVVAISNSYGGSDAADSTYGKYYNFPGIAVTASAGDNGYQGASYPASSSYVTAVGGTSLVAASNPRGWSESVWSGTGSGCSSLNTTLQAASADNTGCGGRAMNDVAAVSDPNYGGLAVYYPTSSANSTWGQFGGTSEASPIIASVYALSGNTGSKATGTYANSVPYAHAGSLFDVSAGSNGTCSPSQWCTARTGWDGPTGLGTPDGVAGF
- a CDS encoding copper resistance CopC family protein codes for the protein MRSPIRVLLRAVAVLGMAAGLALPAAAAQAHDVLETTNPADGSTVTAVPHSVVLTYDHTPIAIGTEIQVKDASGTNQADGAATVVDNNVTQAIKPGAPAGKYTVVWRVVSSDSHPIEGTFTFTAKAAGGGTSSTEATNGNNATAPATPSSAATPSSAAASDSSGGFPVWTIPVGVVVVLVIAALAWFVRRSLARAAQE
- a CDS encoding DUF1775 domain-containing protein, with protein sequence MNKTIRRGLKAFGTAVATAALIATGAAAASAHVSVDPDDPAANGFTHLTFNMPNESATAKTNKLEVKLPTDTPFTSVSVKPIEGWTAQVTTTTLPKPVTIDGSTVTKAPTSVVWTANDASHEIGPNEYQSFSLSVGILPAAGTKIVLPAIQTYTDGRVVNWNQIQQAGQPEPDHPAPSFTTTPADDASPAPSATPVAQGAGTATPASQTSDAAGTWGLILGAIGVILGAAALGLVLSGRRKEAK